A genomic window from Candidatus Pelagisphaera phototrophica includes:
- a CDS encoding sulfotransferase family 2 domain-containing protein — protein sequence MIISHTKKFIFFKPRKVAGTSIEIYLSKYMEENDVVTRLSDFNTSFDETNYRIEAKNEGSFFNHIHPIQVLKNIGLIKYFFYYKFTVIRNPFDTLVSMFHFRKSRNLGFDEFVKNIGIDNSPFYYLTIRHRPIMKSSNFYIRYENLEEDFNRVCEIIGIPQGELPRTKTKYRKSKNNYRSYYDEELKQFVLKKYRYIFKDFNYKF from the coding sequence ATGATCATTTCGCACACTAAGAAATTTATTTTTTTTAAACCTAGAAAGGTTGCGGGTACCAGTATTGAAATATACCTATCAAAATATATGGAGGAAAATGATGTTGTGACCCGACTCTCCGATTTTAATACCAGTTTTGATGAGACAAATTATAGAATAGAGGCTAAAAATGAAGGTAGTTTCTTTAACCATATACACCCAATACAAGTGTTGAAGAATATCGGTTTGATCAAATATTTCTTTTATTATAAATTTACCGTTATTCGTAACCCCTTTGATACTCTGGTATCAATGTTTCATTTTAGGAAATCCAGAAATTTAGGCTTCGATGAGTTCGTCAAAAATATAGGAATAGATAACAGTCCCTTTTATTATTTAACAATTCGGCACCGTCCGATAATGAAGTCGAGTAATTTTTATATCAGATATGAGAACCTAGAAGAAGACTTTAATCGGGTTTGTGAAATTATTGGTATCCCTCAGGGCGAATTACCAAGAACCAAAACAAAATACCGAAAATCAAAAAATAATTACAGGTCCTATTACGACGAAGAATTAAAACAATTTGTACTTAAAAAGTATAGGTATATTTTTAAAGATTTTAACTATAAATTTTAG
- a CDS encoding sulfatase-like hydrolase/transferase yields MAICSHAKPPNIVFIVGDDIGYGDFGCYGSQLNATPHIDALALRGLRLTDYHTAGAMCSPTRASILTGLYPHRFVQDEYRCSDKNILFN; encoded by the coding sequence GTGGCGATCTGCTCCCACGCTAAGCCACCGAACATCGTCTTTATCGTCGGCGATGATATTGGCTACGGAGACTTCGGCTGCTACGGGAGCCAGCTCAATGCAACGCCGCACATTGATGCTCTAGCTTTAAGGGGATTGCGTTTAACCGATTATCACACGGCTGGTGCAATGTGCAGTCCGACACGTGCTTCCATCCTGACTGGCCTCTATCCGCACCGTTTCGTTCAGGACGAGTACAGGTGCTCGGACAAAAACATACTATTTAACTGA
- a CDS encoding exo-alpha-sialidase codes for MSSDNSQRAKFLEIGNHSISLFLLTVSALVVSRADAEDWKLQPLKYNNPGLVVDLGVGLWAWPLPMDYDGDGDMDLVVSGPDKPTNGLYYFENPTQDPGLKMPVFKPAIYLGPTGQNVQVSFVDGQPCLLRENYEYPNFRETGAGTEGKKIYDNARFHPGNTRARMWRYVDWEGDGDQDLIVGIGDWSDYVWDQAYDSEGRWRNGPLHGWVYLIENINGNYSSKPKKVLAGGSPVNVYGWPSPNFADFDGDGDLDLLCGEFLDGFTYFQNIGSREKPSYTTGFKLNGEDNSPLVMHLQMIVPTAIDWDGDGDQDLIVGDEDGRVALVEHTGKISNGAPVFKQPAYFQQEAETLKFGALATPYAHDWDRDGDEDLVVGNTAGNIAVFSNLDGTGTQWSAPELIEADGKVFRVLAGPSGSIQGPAEAKWGYTTLSVADWDGDGRDDILYNSIWPRIQLLRNTKNGLIEEPLTFWTEESPPKWYWWQAKAENLQTQWRTTPLATDFDGDGQLDLVILDQEGYLTCQSRASDEVRIFIDEDNQPIRLNTRSAGRSGRYKLDVVDWDSDGRLDILVNSENASWYRNCEERNGKVVLKKVGNLARRNVAGHTSSPTACDFDQDGKPDLVVGAENGRIYYIKHDACIKYSPDQIAARKPREKKKPRFPGFISEGFIYEKASFPQCHASTICETPRGLVAAWFGGTKEKHPDVGIWSSYNDGSGWSSPQEWANGIQHEDLRHPCWNPVLVQPPGDAPTMLFFKVGPNPRTWWGEVILSYDYGRSFRERRRLPSTIDGPVRCKPLFLENGDLLCPSSTEHAHDWRFHFEILTDHSRPELGTSWKRIEPKTQPYQVIQPTLLTHSDGSLRALMRSKHEQIAESISKDGGRTWSELKLIELPNNNSGIESITLKDGRHLLLYNHTGGRPDRAEGWGQRNVLNLAVSEDGLEWKEVATIENENTGEFSYPAMIQSSDGLIHMTYTWNRQKVKHVVADPGKLVSGKVLNLESE; via the coding sequence ATGTCATCAGATAACTCCCAGCGAGCCAAATTCCTCGAAATCGGGAATCACTCAATCTCTCTTTTTTTGCTCACCGTATCGGCCTTGGTCGTATCCCGAGCAGATGCAGAAGACTGGAAACTCCAGCCACTAAAATACAATAATCCCGGTCTCGTCGTAGACCTCGGCGTAGGCCTCTGGGCCTGGCCACTCCCGATGGACTATGATGGTGACGGCGACATGGATCTTGTCGTCTCGGGGCCTGACAAGCCAACCAACGGTCTTTACTACTTCGAGAATCCAACCCAGGATCCGGGCCTGAAGATGCCCGTCTTCAAACCAGCTATCTATCTTGGACCAACAGGCCAAAACGTCCAAGTCAGTTTCGTTGATGGACAACCGTGCTTGCTGAGAGAGAACTATGAATATCCCAACTTCCGCGAAACCGGCGCCGGTACGGAAGGTAAGAAAATCTACGATAATGCCCGTTTTCATCCCGGTAACACTCGCGCTCGCATGTGGCGCTACGTCGACTGGGAGGGCGATGGCGACCAAGATCTCATTGTTGGTATTGGCGACTGGTCAGACTACGTCTGGGATCAGGCCTACGACTCCGAAGGACGCTGGCGCAATGGGCCGCTACATGGTTGGGTCTACCTCATCGAAAACATTAATGGCAACTACTCGAGCAAACCAAAGAAAGTTTTAGCAGGAGGATCCCCAGTCAACGTTTACGGTTGGCCAAGCCCCAATTTTGCCGACTTTGATGGCGATGGGGATCTTGACCTTCTCTGTGGGGAGTTTCTTGATGGCTTCACCTACTTCCAAAATATCGGCTCGCGTGAAAAGCCCTCATATACCACTGGATTTAAGCTGAATGGAGAAGACAACTCACCCCTCGTGATGCACCTGCAGATGATCGTTCCGACCGCGATCGACTGGGATGGTGACGGGGATCAGGACCTCATCGTCGGAGACGAAGACGGTCGAGTGGCATTGGTGGAACATACGGGTAAGATCAGTAACGGAGCTCCGGTTTTCAAGCAGCCAGCATACTTCCAACAAGAGGCTGAAACCCTAAAATTTGGTGCTCTTGCCACCCCTTACGCTCACGACTGGGACAGGGACGGAGACGAAGACCTCGTTGTTGGCAATACCGCGGGCAATATCGCTGTTTTCAGTAATCTCGATGGAACCGGCACTCAATGGAGTGCTCCTGAGTTGATCGAGGCCGATGGAAAAGTATTCCGTGTCCTTGCCGGCCCCAGCGGCTCAATCCAGGGACCGGCCGAAGCAAAGTGGGGCTACACCACCCTTTCCGTTGCAGACTGGGACGGTGATGGGCGTGATGACATCCTCTACAATTCCATCTGGCCACGCATCCAGTTACTGCGGAACACCAAAAATGGTTTGATCGAGGAGCCCCTGACCTTTTGGACAGAGGAATCGCCCCCGAAGTGGTACTGGTGGCAGGCCAAGGCCGAAAACCTTCAGACTCAATGGCGAACGACCCCGCTTGCAACTGACTTCGACGGCGACGGGCAGCTCGATCTGGTCATTCTTGATCAGGAAGGCTACCTGACCTGCCAAAGTCGAGCATCTGACGAAGTCCGGATTTTTATTGATGAGGACAATCAGCCCATCCGTTTGAACACAAGATCCGCCGGACGCAGCGGGCGCTACAAGCTTGATGTCGTCGACTGGGATAGTGATGGGCGCCTCGATATCCTTGTAAACTCTGAGAATGCATCTTGGTATCGAAACTGTGAAGAGCGTAACGGCAAAGTCGTACTCAAGAAAGTCGGCAACCTCGCGAGGCGAAACGTTGCCGGACACACCTCGAGCCCAACTGCGTGCGATTTTGATCAGGATGGCAAACCTGACCTCGTCGTTGGCGCAGAGAACGGCCGCATTTACTACATCAAACACGATGCCTGCATCAAATACTCGCCAGATCAGATTGCCGCGCGAAAGCCGAGGGAAAAAAAGAAGCCTCGCTTCCCTGGATTCATCAGCGAAGGATTCATTTACGAGAAGGCTTCTTTCCCTCAATGCCACGCATCCACCATCTGCGAAACCCCACGCGGTCTTGTTGCCGCCTGGTTTGGCGGAACAAAAGAGAAACATCCTGACGTAGGCATCTGGTCCAGCTACAACGACGGCTCCGGCTGGTCGTCTCCTCAGGAATGGGCCAACGGGATTCAGCACGAAGATCTCCGTCATCCTTGTTGGAATCCGGTTCTCGTTCAGCCACCTGGAGATGCTCCGACGATGCTTTTCTTCAAAGTGGGACCGAATCCCCGCACCTGGTGGGGCGAGGTTATACTCAGCTATGACTACGGTCGTTCTTTCCGTGAGCGCAGAAGACTTCCTTCCACCATTGATGGACCAGTTCGCTGCAAACCTCTCTTTCTTGAAAACGGAGACTTGCTGTGCCCCTCGTCTACCGAGCATGCTCACGACTGGCGCTTCCACTTCGAGATCCTGACGGATCATTCACGACCAGAGCTCGGAACCTCGTGGAAACGCATCGAACCCAAGACTCAACCCTATCAGGTCATCCAACCAACCCTGTTGACTCATAGTGATGGTTCGCTTCGGGCTCTCATGCGCTCGAAACACGAACAGATCGCCGAGAGTATTTCGAAGGATGGAGGGCGCACCTGGAGCGAGCTCAAACTGATCGAACTACCGAACAACAATTCCGGCATTGAATCGATCACGCTAAAAGACGGTCGGCACCTCTTGCTCTACAACCACACCGGCGGCCGCCCTGATCGGGCTGAAGGCTGGGGACAACGCAACGTTCTCAACCTCGCTGTCAGCGAAGACGGGTTGGAGTGGAAGGAAGTCGCCACGATTGAGAATGAGAACACTGGCGAATTTTCCTACCCGGCCATGATCCAGTCCAGCGACGGGCTCATTCATATGACCTACACGTGGAATCGCCAAAAGGTGAAACACGTCGTCGCTGATCCCGGAAAACTGGTATCAGGTAAGGTTCTCAATCTCGAATCCGAGTAG